A portion of the Flavobacterium limnophilum genome contains these proteins:
- a CDS encoding AAA family ATPase produces MIFTKLELQNFRHIENETIELGSIMTAIAGQNGTGKSTILGWIAQSCDFKLDNRNLLNSSYKSKFSEIFRFCPENDFNKNYEVTIHYKYKTEIGLELEGTTKMTTRLLQGDKRYRVDWNGRGNAIDFPVLYLGLKRLIPLATEKSVNIIDSSFEKVDQLQFSKLAKEILFLTRDNIKPESVKSTNKQIVAMKTENYGHLGNSAGQDNLGQIISSLLSFNKLKSELKENYHGGLLLIDEIDATLYAGSQIKLVEKLFNLAKNLKVQIIFTTHSIEILEYLSKKVGNESKINFLKWRNNLVINEINPNVESIRNNIKVQVGEVVKVERIQFICEDIVAEMWSKNLINGTDLKGKIEITKGPLPEGTLVTMATSKHPNFKSIKYILDGDCKSKYQAKKIPKTAFLPGVFKPEQVFYNFVNSLNDDDSFWDLDNNFTHQTCFGNYFAEKNYKKWFNDETNQRFFGRACGKLFTRWKKGNIGEAENFIKQLNEITK; encoded by the coding sequence ATGATTTTCACAAAATTAGAATTACAAAATTTTAGGCATATAGAAAATGAAACTATTGAACTTGGAAGCATAATGACTGCAATTGCAGGGCAAAATGGAACAGGAAAGTCTACAATTTTAGGTTGGATTGCACAATCTTGTGATTTTAAACTTGACAATAGGAATTTATTAAACTCAAGTTATAAATCGAAATTTTCAGAAATATTTAGATTCTGTCCTGAAAATGATTTTAACAAAAATTATGAAGTAACAATACATTACAAATACAAAACTGAAATTGGTCTAGAATTAGAGGGCACGACAAAAATGACAACTCGTTTACTTCAAGGAGATAAAAGATATCGAGTTGATTGGAATGGCAGAGGAAATGCAATTGATTTTCCTGTTTTATATTTAGGACTCAAAAGATTGATTCCTTTAGCAACTGAAAAAAGCGTTAATATAATAGATTCAAGTTTTGAAAAAGTAGATCAACTTCAATTTTCTAAACTAGCTAAAGAAATTTTGTTCTTAACAAGAGATAATATTAAACCTGAATCTGTAAAATCGACTAATAAGCAAATTGTAGCAATGAAGACTGAAAACTATGGTCATCTAGGAAATTCAGCTGGTCAAGACAATTTAGGTCAAATAATTTCTTCTCTACTTTCATTCAATAAATTAAAATCTGAACTTAAAGAAAATTATCATGGCGGACTGCTTTTAATTGATGAAATTGACGCAACATTATATGCTGGCTCACAGATAAAATTAGTCGAAAAACTTTTTAATCTTGCAAAGAATTTAAAAGTACAAATCATTTTTACAACGCATTCAATAGAAATCTTAGAATATTTGTCAAAAAAAGTAGGTAACGAATCTAAAATTAACTTTTTGAAATGGAGAAATAACTTGGTCATAAATGAGATTAATCCAAATGTTGAATCAATAAGGAATAACATTAAAGTCCAAGTGGGAGAAGTTGTAAAAGTTGAAAGAATTCAATTTATTTGTGAAGATATTGTAGCTGAAATGTGGTCAAAAAATCTAATTAATGGTACTGATTTGAAGGGAAAAATTGAAATTACTAAAGGACCACTTCCAGAGGGAACATTAGTGACAATGGCTACTTCAAAACATCCTAACTTTAAATCAATAAAATATATTTTAGATGGAGATTGCAAATCGAAATATCAAGCCAAAAAAATACCAAAGACAGCATTTTTACCAGGAGTATTTAAACCTGAACAAGTCTTTTACAATTTTGTAAACAGCCTCAACGATGATGATTCATTTTGGGATTTAGATAACAACTTTACTCATCAAACATGTTTTGGTAATTATTTTGCTGAAAAAAATTATAAAAAATGGTTTAATGATGAGACAAATCAGCGATTTTTTGGAAGAGCTTGTGGTAAATTATTTACTCGTTGGAAAAAGGGTAATATTGGTGAAGCTGAAAATTTTATAAAGCAATTAAACGAAATAACCAAATAA
- a CDS encoding DUF1826 domain-containing protein, with translation MSNRFSDSNQIGTVSTFPELVHTDFKGEMNALCWYRNLEGDFAAIVNQLQLKENITEVYPEDLLALQLSEKGNLAREIILNDMQLLADFGASPSLNLLKCYERDDEFDFISTDVYSYHVDRSPIATDTFLCTYHGAASDIISNGQAEQKILIPEIREKLAGLHNGPSEEFEDFLKENYFDLHYQAQPDAAPINLGLGHLWRLAVDHPKQQVLPCIHRAPIEKDGEYRLLLIC, from the coding sequence ATGAGCAATAGATTTTCTGACAGCAACCAAATAGGAACGGTATCCACTTTTCCTGAACTTGTACATACGGATTTCAAGGGAGAAATGAATGCCTTGTGCTGGTACCGAAATTTGGAAGGCGATTTTGCAGCGATTGTAAATCAACTGCAACTAAAAGAAAATATAACGGAAGTTTATCCTGAAGATTTATTGGCACTCCAACTATCAGAAAAAGGGAATTTAGCCCGGGAAATTATCTTGAATGACATGCAATTATTGGCCGATTTCGGAGCTTCCCCGTCTCTTAATTTGCTTAAATGTTATGAACGAGACGATGAATTTGATTTCATCTCCACTGACGTCTATTCGTATCATGTCGATCGTTCGCCCATTGCCACGGATACTTTTTTATGTACCTATCACGGAGCGGCAAGCGATATTATTTCCAATGGGCAGGCCGAACAAAAAATCCTGATTCCTGAAATTCGAGAAAAACTGGCAGGCCTACATAACGGCCCATCGGAGGAATTTGAAGACTTTTTGAAAGAAAATTATTTTGATTTGCATTATCAGGCGCAACCCGATGCAGCACCCATTAATTTAGGATTGGGACATCTTTGGCGCCTGGCGGTGGATCATCCCAAACAACAGGTGCTCCCTTGTATTCACAGGGCTCCAATAGAAAAGGATGGGGAATATCGTTTGTTGTTGATTTGCTGA
- a CDS encoding murein L,D-transpeptidase catalytic domain-containing protein: MKKTIFILIPVVVILFCSFNNELKLTEKKALEKVTVTNATEQRLLEHVKTIKQFVGANSKYNNEFAFFVDMRVMSGKNRFIVYDLKKDLIVDQGLVAHGIGSETGKKEELKFSNTNSSFCTSLGKYSIGQDYFGKFGKAYKLYGLDATNSNAFARSIVLHKYDQVPYEEQDKAIVHSLGCPMVNEKYYGRIEKIIDNSKKNIILDIYY; this comes from the coding sequence ATGAAAAAAACTATTTTCATCTTAATTCCGGTCGTGGTAATCCTGTTCTGTAGTTTCAACAATGAGTTGAAATTAACAGAAAAAAAAGCGCTTGAGAAAGTGACCGTTACCAATGCGACCGAACAAAGGCTTTTGGAACATGTTAAAACCATCAAGCAATTTGTTGGTGCTAATTCAAAATACAATAATGAATTTGCCTTTTTTGTCGATATGCGAGTGATGTCGGGTAAAAACAGGTTCATTGTTTACGACTTGAAAAAAGACTTGATAGTGGATCAAGGCTTGGTTGCTCACGGTATTGGCTCTGAAACAGGAAAAAAGGAAGAATTAAAATTCAGTAACACCAACAGCTCCTTTTGTACCTCGCTGGGAAAATATTCCATCGGGCAAGATTATTTTGGAAAATTTGGCAAAGCCTATAAATTATACGGATTAGACGCGACAAACAGCAATGCTTTTGCAAGAAGCATTGTCCTGCACAAATACGATCAAGTGCCTTATGAGGAGCAGGATAAAGCTATTGTCCATAGTTTGGGATGTCCGATGGTAAACGAAAAATATTACGGCAGAATAGAAAAAATAATAGACAATTCTAAAAAGAATATCATCTTGGATATTTATTATTAA
- a CDS encoding HD domain-containing protein, with product MSEINKLKIFNDPIYGFITIPNALIYDLVQHPYFQRLRRISQMGLSYLVYPGANHTRFHHALGCMHIMQKAVDVLRFKGVSISEEEENALYIAILLHDIGHGPFSHAMESSIVEDVHHEAISLLFMNQLNKEFHGQLSLAIQVFEGDYHRKFMLQLISSQLDMDRMDYLKRDSFYSGVAEGNVNSERLIQMMNVVDDVLVIEEKGIYSVEKFLMSRRLMYWQAYLHKTSLVAELILTKVLKRAKELTQKGIILPCSEPLLFFMQNKITMETFDSKNLDLFSQLDDFDIISALKSWQKQDDFILSSLSKMIINRDLLKIKLTEEKPSSEELHALKERFALENNITLAEANYFIFKGKIKNQAYSKEAEPIRILKKDKTIEDVVDASDQLNLKSLSKSVVKYYICFPKQLV from the coding sequence GTGAGTGAAATCAACAAGCTAAAAATATTCAATGATCCCATTTATGGGTTTATTACCATTCCCAATGCCTTAATTTACGACTTAGTCCAACATCCTTATTTTCAAAGATTGCGACGCATTTCCCAAATGGGATTGTCGTATTTGGTCTATCCCGGTGCCAATCATACCCGTTTTCATCACGCCTTGGGTTGTATGCACATTATGCAGAAAGCCGTCGATGTGCTCCGTTTCAAAGGTGTTTCCATTTCGGAGGAAGAAGAAAACGCCTTGTACATAGCCATTTTGTTGCACGATATTGGCCACGGTCCTTTCTCGCACGCCATGGAAAGCAGTATTGTCGAAGACGTGCATCACGAAGCCATTTCGTTGTTGTTCATGAACCAGTTGAACAAGGAATTTCACGGTCAGTTGAGTTTGGCAATCCAGGTTTTTGAAGGCGATTACCACCGAAAATTCATGTTGCAACTCATTTCCAGCCAGCTCGACATGGATCGAATGGATTACCTCAAACGCGACAGTTTTTACTCGGGAGTGGCAGAAGGAAACGTCAATTCCGAAAGGTTGATCCAAATGATGAACGTGGTCGACGACGTTTTGGTCATAGAAGAAAAAGGCATTTATTCCGTAGAAAAATTCCTGATGTCCAGACGATTGATGTATTGGCAAGCCTATTTGCACAAAACCAGTTTGGTGGCCGAATTAATACTGACTAAAGTTCTCAAACGAGCCAAAGAATTGACCCAGAAAGGAATCATTTTGCCGTGTAGCGAGCCTTTGTTGTTCTTTATGCAAAACAAGATCACAATGGAAACTTTTGACAGCAAAAACTTGGACTTGTTTTCCCAATTGGATGATTTTGATATTATTAGCGCCTTGAAATCTTGGCAAAAACAAGATGATTTTATCTTGTCGTCCTTGAGCAAAATGATAATCAACCGCGATTTGTTGAAAATAAAACTAACCGAGGAAAAACCTTCATCGGAGGAATTGCACGCACTCAAAGAACGTTTTGCCTTGGAAAACAACATTACTTTGGCAGAAGCCAATTATTTTATCTTTAAAGGCAAAATCAAAAATCAAGCCTACAGCAAAGAGGCAGAACCCATACGAATTTTGAAAAAAGACAAAACAATTGAAGACGTTGTCGATGCCTCTGACCAATTGAATTTGAAGTCGTTATCTAAATCGGTGGTCAAATATTACATATGTTTTCCAAAACAACTTGTATAA
- the lpxD gene encoding UDP-3-O-(3-hydroxymyristoyl)glucosamine N-acyltransferase has translation MKFTAEQIAGVLGGEVVGNPKAEVYKLSKIEEGSEGSISFLANPKYLPYIYTTNATITIVNTTFIPEGELKTTLIKVEDAYLSFSKLLEFYDQAKKANKTGIEQPSVLPESVKYGSNLYLGSFCYIGENVVLGENVKIYPNSFVGDNTLIGNNVTIFAGSRVYSDTVIGNNCTIHSGVVIGADGFGFAPNADGTFSKIPQIGNVIIEDDVEIGANTTIDRATMGSTIIRKGVKLDNQIQIGHNVEIGENTVIAAQTGVAGSTKIGSSGMIGGQVGIVGHLTIGNNVKIQAQSGVARNIKDDEVLQGSPTFGYNDFSKSYVHFKNLPKIVTEIEELKKEILNQKNGNNG, from the coding sequence ATGAAATTTACAGCAGAACAAATAGCGGGCGTTTTAGGAGGAGAAGTAGTTGGGAATCCAAAAGCCGAAGTGTACAAATTATCTAAAATAGAAGAAGGTTCCGAAGGTTCCATCAGTTTTTTGGCAAATCCAAAATACTTGCCATACATTTATACTACCAACGCGACAATAACCATAGTAAATACCACCTTTATTCCAGAAGGAGAATTAAAGACCACATTGATAAAAGTGGAAGATGCTTATTTGTCTTTTTCCAAATTATTGGAATTTTACGATCAGGCCAAAAAAGCCAACAAAACAGGAATCGAACAGCCTTCAGTCCTGCCGGAAAGTGTTAAATATGGTTCCAATTTATACTTGGGAAGCTTTTGCTACATTGGAGAAAATGTGGTTTTGGGCGAAAACGTGAAAATTTATCCCAATAGTTTCGTTGGCGACAATACCTTAATAGGGAATAATGTCACTATTTTTGCCGGCTCAAGAGTGTATTCGGATACCGTGATTGGCAACAATTGCACCATTCACTCTGGAGTTGTTATAGGTGCAGACGGTTTTGGCTTTGCGCCAAATGCAGACGGAACATTTTCCAAGATTCCCCAAATAGGAAATGTTATTATAGAAGACGACGTCGAAATTGGAGCAAACACAACAATTGACAGGGCCACAATGGGCTCGACCATCATTAGAAAAGGAGTGAAACTGGACAATCAAATCCAGATAGGACATAATGTGGAGATTGGCGAGAATACCGTAATTGCGGCCCAAACAGGAGTTGCCGGTTCCACAAAAATTGGCAGCAGCGGAATGATTGGCGGTCAAGTAGGGATTGTGGGACATTTGACGATTGGTAATAATGTTAAAATTCAAGCGCAATCAGGTGTTGCCCGTAATATAAAAGACGACGAAGTCTTGCAAGGAAGTCCAACATTTGGATACAATGATTTTAGTAAATCGTATGTTCATTTCAAGAATTTGCCAAAAATTGTCACAGAAATAGAAGAGTTAAAAAAAGAAATATTAAACCAAAAAAATGGAAACAATGGTTAA